The proteins below come from a single Micromonospora citrea genomic window:
- a CDS encoding DNA gyrase/topoisomerase IV subunit A, which yields MARRKDDRAKVDLSAFDQAGARVFDNPLVTEVSDSYLEYAFSVIHSRALPDARDGLKPVHRRILWSMYESGFRPDRAHVKSARVVGDVMGRYHPHGDTAIYDAMVRLAQDFSLNVPLIDGHGNFGSQDDGPAAARYTEARMSREAMLLVGEMGEDTVDVEPNYDGSLTQPTVLPAAFPNLLVNGASGIAVGMATNMIPHNLGEVVSAARWLINHPDATLDKLMEFVPGPDLPTGGLLLGLDEVRRAYETGRGVVRMRGKVEIGPLEGSRGRQAITVVELPYGVGAEKVIAAITNEVNKTKRLTGIADVKDLTDRESGTRLVIECKVGVNPQALLADLYRLTPLEQSFGVNNLVLVDGQPQTLGLKALLEVFLAHRYEVVTRRSSYRRRKREERLHLVDGLLIALLDIDKVVKLIRASEDAQAAKDGLMQKFRLSEIQATYILDTPLRRLTRYDRIELEAEQEKLRTEIAQLSTILDDPKVLKKVVSDELAAVVKQFGAPRRTTLVDGDLKEVLAASAPAGPLEVADDPCQVILSATGLVARTAAESEEASEGRRRHGRVKHDAVRAVVHSTARGRVLLVTSAGRAFKVDVLPLPVLPEQAGTVSLRGGMAAAELVPLEPGETVVGLAPLGPTAEGSPGLALGTRQGVVKVCAPEWPVRSDEFEVIGLREGDEVVGATWLTDGAETLTFVTSEASLLRFAAGLVRPQGLKGGGMAGINLPAGARVVFFGAVRTDDPAHGEPMVVTSTGATVKVTPFQAYPAKGRATGGVRAHRFLKGETDVVVAWVGPRPVGATATGEPVELPAADPRRDGSGFAVMLGPTVVGHQVERD from the coding sequence ATGGCACGCCGCAAGGACGACCGCGCCAAGGTGGACCTGTCCGCCTTCGACCAGGCCGGCGCGCGGGTCTTCGACAATCCGCTGGTCACCGAAGTCTCCGACTCCTACCTGGAGTACGCCTTCTCGGTGATCCACTCCCGGGCCCTGCCCGACGCCCGCGACGGCCTCAAGCCGGTGCACCGCCGCATCCTCTGGTCGATGTACGAGTCCGGTTTCCGCCCCGATCGCGCCCACGTCAAGTCGGCTCGGGTGGTCGGTGACGTGATGGGCCGCTACCACCCGCACGGCGACACCGCCATCTACGACGCGATGGTCCGGCTGGCGCAGGACTTCTCGCTGAACGTGCCACTCATCGACGGGCATGGAAATTTCGGAAGCCAGGACGACGGACCGGCGGCAGCACGTTACACCGAGGCCCGAATGTCCCGGGAGGCGATGCTGCTCGTCGGCGAGATGGGCGAGGACACGGTCGACGTCGAGCCCAACTACGACGGCTCGCTGACCCAGCCCACGGTGCTGCCCGCCGCGTTCCCCAACCTGCTGGTCAACGGCGCGTCCGGGATCGCGGTCGGCATGGCCACCAACATGATCCCGCACAACCTCGGCGAGGTCGTCTCGGCCGCCCGCTGGCTGATCAACCACCCGGACGCCACGCTAGACAAGCTGATGGAGTTCGTCCCCGGCCCCGATCTGCCCACCGGCGGCCTGCTCCTCGGCCTCGACGAGGTGCGCCGGGCCTACGAGACCGGGCGCGGCGTGGTCCGCATGCGGGGCAAGGTCGAGATCGGCCCGCTGGAGGGCAGCCGGGGCCGGCAGGCGATCACCGTCGTCGAACTGCCGTACGGCGTCGGCGCGGAGAAGGTCATCGCGGCCATCACCAACGAGGTCAACAAGACCAAGCGGCTCACCGGCATCGCCGACGTCAAGGACCTCACCGACCGGGAGAGCGGCACCCGCCTGGTCATCGAGTGCAAGGTCGGCGTCAACCCGCAGGCGCTGCTCGCCGACCTCTACCGGCTCACCCCGCTGGAGCAGTCGTTCGGCGTCAACAACCTGGTGCTGGTCGACGGGCAGCCGCAGACCCTCGGGTTGAAGGCGCTGCTGGAGGTCTTCCTGGCCCACCGCTACGAGGTCGTGACCCGGCGCAGCTCCTACCGCCGCCGCAAGCGCGAGGAGCGGCTGCACCTGGTCGACGGCCTGCTGATCGCCCTGCTCGACATCGACAAGGTGGTCAAGCTGATCCGGGCCAGCGAGGACGCCCAGGCCGCCAAGGACGGCCTGATGCAGAAGTTCAGGCTCTCCGAGATCCAGGCGACCTACATCCTGGACACTCCGCTGCGCCGGCTGACCAGGTACGACCGGATCGAGCTGGAGGCCGAGCAGGAGAAGCTGCGCACGGAGATCGCCCAGCTCTCGACGATCCTCGACGACCCGAAGGTGCTGAAGAAGGTCGTCTCCGACGAGCTGGCGGCCGTCGTCAAGCAGTTCGGCGCCCCGCGCCGCACCACGCTCGTCGACGGCGACCTGAAGGAGGTGCTGGCCGCGTCCGCGCCGGCCGGCCCGCTGGAGGTCGCCGACGACCCGTGCCAGGTGATCCTGTCCGCGACCGGGCTGGTCGCCCGGACGGCGGCGGAGTCGGAGGAGGCGTCCGAGGGTCGCCGGCGGCACGGCCGGGTCAAGCACGACGCCGTACGCGCCGTGGTGCACTCCACCGCCCGGGGCCGGGTGTTGCTGGTGACCAGCGCAGGCCGCGCGTTCAAGGTCGACGTGCTGCCGCTGCCGGTGCTGCCCGAGCAGGCCGGGACGGTGTCGCTGCGCGGCGGGATGGCCGCCGCCGAGCTGGTGCCGCTGGAGCCCGGCGAGACCGTGGTGGGGCTGGCGCCGCTCGGGCCGACGGCCGAGGGCTCCCCGGGGCTGGCGCTGGGCACCCGGCAGGGCGTGGTCAAGGTCTGCGCGCCGGAGTGGCCCGTCCGTTCCGACGAGTTCGAGGTGATCGGCCTGCGCGAGGGCGACGAGGTGGTCGGGGCGACCTGGCTGACCGACGGGGCGGAGACGCTCACGTTCGTCACCTCCGAGGCGTCGCTGCTGCGCTTCGCCGCCGGGCTCGTGCGCCCGCAGGGCCTCAAGGGCGGCGGCATGGCGGGCATCAACCTGCCGGCCGGCGCGCGGGTGGTGTTCTTCGGCGCGGTCCGCACCGACGACCCGGCGCACGGTGAGCCGATGGTGGTCACCTCCACGGGCGCGACGGTCAAGGTGACGCCGTTCCAGGCGTACCCGGCGAAGGGCAGGGCGACCGGCGGGGTGCGTGCCCACCGGTTCCTCAAGGGTGAGACCGACGTGGTCGTGGCCTGGGTGGGGCCGCGTCCGGTGGGTGCCACCGCCACGGGCGAGCCGGTGGAGCTGCCGGCGGCGGATCCGCGCCGCGACGGCTCCGGCTTCGCCGTCATGCTCGGCCCGACCGTCGTCGGCCACCAGGTCGAACGCGACTGA
- a CDS encoding class I SAM-dependent methyltransferase, with translation MGGEDRADRLSAESLAAGDPTGWFERLYTEAQRGDAVVPWDREAPHGMLVGWAAARGLAGSGRRAVVVGCGYGRDAEHVAGLGFATVAFDVSPTAVEGARRRHPRSAVDYRVADLFDPPAGWRHGFDLVVESMTVQALPVELRGAATAAVASLVAPGGTLLVIAAGRGDDEAPPAGPPWPLSRAEVAGFAVDGVTPVEVEAHEDPAGVRRWRAEFRRPA, from the coding sequence ATGGGCGGCGAGGATCGGGCCGACAGGTTGTCGGCGGAGTCGCTCGCGGCGGGCGATCCGACCGGCTGGTTCGAGCGGCTCTACACCGAGGCGCAGCGGGGCGACGCGGTCGTGCCGTGGGACCGGGAGGCGCCGCACGGGATGCTCGTCGGGTGGGCCGCCGCGCGGGGGCTGGCGGGGTCGGGCCGACGGGCGGTCGTGGTGGGCTGCGGCTACGGGCGGGACGCCGAGCACGTCGCCGGGCTGGGCTTCGCCACGGTGGCCTTCGACGTCTCCCCCACCGCCGTCGAAGGGGCGCGGCGGCGGCACCCGCGTTCCGCCGTGGACTACCGGGTCGCCGACCTGTTCGACCCGCCGGCGGGCTGGCGGCACGGCTTCGACCTGGTGGTGGAGAGCATGACCGTGCAGGCGTTGCCGGTCGAGCTTCGCGGGGCCGCGACCGCCGCCGTGGCCTCGCTGGTCGCGCCGGGCGGCACGCTGTTGGTGATCGCCGCCGGGCGCGGCGACGACGAGGCCCCGCCGGCCGGGCCGCCGTGGCCGCTGAGCCGTGCCGAGGTGGCCGGGTTCGCCGTCGACGGCGTAACGCCCGTCGAGGTCGAGGCCCACGAGGACCCCGCGGGCGTACGCCGCTGGCGCGCCGAGTTCCGCCGGCCCGCCTGA